The genomic DNA AGATGCGCGTACGTTAGCGCAATGGATGGAGAGTGCGAAAAAAGCGGGGTATTATAAAATAGCATTATGGAGAATGGGCGGTTTTGAACAGGCCACATTGGATTTTTTAAATCGCTAGTAGAATAGACATGAGGCACTTTGAAGAAAAGGTGCCTTGTGTCTATTTTTATGAATGCATTTACAGGATGGACGTATAAATTTCTTGTGATACTTGATCAGGAGAAATCCCGATGTCTTTCATGAGCATCGTGGAAAAATCTTTATATACTTTGACAGCATCTCCTCGGTTGCCAATTTCAATATAGTGGCGCATCAGCTGTTGCAAGGTATGATCGGAATAAGGGTTATGCGTAAGTAGCATGTGCAAATAGTGTTGTTTTTTTGCTAGGTCCTTATGTGTCGTAAAATAATCAATCATGCTTTGCAGGAGCTGCAATAGTTTTTGGTGAATACTTTGCGCTTTGATTGTTGCCCATTCATAACTATTTCGCTCCATATAACCGCCACGATATTGTTGAACCGTTTGTTCGAATGCTTGAATATTTTGCTGGGTTACGACCGGGTGCTGGTCCATCATTTGCTCGAATTCAATGGCATCGCATTGAAAATCATCTAACTCTAGCGCATAACTTTGGTTGGAGAATGTCAATGCTTGTGAATAATCCAGAGAATCCAATGTTTTTCGTAAATAAGAGATCGATGTATGAAGTTGAATTTTCGCTTTATGATAGTCATGTCCTGGCCAAAGTAGATCGATAATGGTGTCCCTATTCACGTGCGTATGTAAATGTGTCATGAAAAAAGCAAATAGCTCTTTCGTTTTAGTTGTTTTCCATTTCACTGGCTCATCATGGTGATAGGTGACAAACTCATCGAAACACTCCACTTTTAGAGAGGGAGTGATGGATTGTTTGGGTAAGGCGCGTTGAGCGCTCGTTTGCATATGCGTTTGTATCCGCTTGATGGTTTTTTCTAGACGAGGTGTTAAGATTGGTTTCACTAAATAATCGATAGAGCCTAAGTCGAAAGCTTGGATGGCATAATCTCTATGTGCTGTGACAAATACGATGTAAATCGCGGGGTTCCACTCATGAATTCGGGTTGCTAACTCCAACCCGTTCATTCCCGGCATTTCAATATCTAAAAATATCACATCAAAATGAAGGCGTTTCATGTCATTTAGGAAGTCCTGGGCATTTGTAAAGGTTTTGATGATGTTGATAGTCCCTAGTTTCGTTAATTTACTCGTCATATATTGTAAAGTTAGTTCTTCATCATCGATTAGGACTGCATTTATCATGAAAACACTGCCTTTCAATAGTTACTATGTCATAGTTCACTTCAGAATTTATACCTATTATCTCAATTGGGAATAAAACATGCAATGGATTCAAATAAATACGCATTAAGTAAAGAGTTGAAGAAGTTGTATAGAACGGTTAAGAAAAGCCCTAAGTGAAGAGGTTCCACTTGGGGCTGCTTAGACTAAGTCAGTAAAGCACATAATGCTACTTCCTATCGTTTCCCACGACGGATCCAAGTAGTAATGGCGGAAGCGATGGCTTGTGCACATTGTTGACGATAGGAATTGCTGAGCAATAAGGCAGCTTCTTCCCGATTGGTCATGAAGCCACATTCGATTAGGATTGCGGGCATCCGCGTTTCGCGCAGGACTGCAAAGTTCGCTTTTTTAACGCCGCGATTTCTGCGCTTACAAGCGATAATAAGGGCATTTTGTGTAAGTGTAGCGAGTGCGATGGATTGTTTCATAGCGCTTGGATAGACGTACGTTTCGATGCCGTTTGCACTGTTCCAACTGTTTCCATATGCATTGGCATGAATGGAAACGAATGCATCGGCATTTCGCTGATTGGCTAGTTTTGTACGTGCTGCAAGTGGGACATCACGCTGTTCATTGTGTGAAAAAAGAACGGTCATTCCTTCTTTCACTAGATGGTGTTTGACGAGTTGTGCAACTGCATTGTTGAAATGAAATTCTCTTAATACCCCATCAGGTGATCGTTTCCCTGCTGTGTTAGGGCCATGGCCTGCGTCTAGCATGATGGTTGTCATAGTATCTCCTCCTCACTTGTTATATAGAAGAAAGAGAGGAAGAAGTGGACAAATTCGGCGCTAAATCATTTCATTTGAAAAATGGCATGGTAAAATGGGGCATAGATGATTAAAGGGGGCAAGTCTATGTCATTGTCAGTTGTCACAGTGAAAGATGTTCAGGAAAAATTATTTGTTGAGCTGATTGCAGGTGAAGCCGGGATTGGCCGGCAGATACATACGAGTGATATTTCTAGACCGGGTCTTGAAATGGCCGGCTATTTTAAATTTTACTTGTCAGAGCGTGTACAATTATTAGGGAAAACGGAGTTATCCTTTTTTGCTGAATTGGAGGAGTCCGAGCGGCTCGATCGAATGAGGCGGCTTTGTTCATCAAACACGCCAGCTATTATTGTGGCGCATGGCATGGAAGTACCAGTTGAATTGGTGACAGCTGCTGAAGAAACAGGCATCTCGGTGCTGAAAACAGATATCCCGACAACACGATTTTCGGGTATGCTAACGAATTACCTTGGTGGTAGGTTGGCGCCAATGACGGCTGTTCATGGTGTCCTTGTTGATATTTATGGAATTGGTGTCCTTATTAC from Sporosarcina sp. FSL K6-1522 includes the following:
- a CDS encoding N-acetylmuramoyl-L-alanine amidase yields the protein MTTIMLDAGHGPNTAGKRSPDGVLREFHFNNAVAQLVKHHLVKEGMTVLFSHNEQRDVPLAARTKLANQRNADAFVSIHANAYGNSWNSANGIETYVYPSAMKQSIALATLTQNALIIACKRRNRGVKKANFAVLRETRMPAILIECGFMTNREEAALLLSNSYRQQCAQAIASAITTWIRRGKR
- a CDS encoding response regulator; this encodes MINAVLIDDEELTLQYMTSKLTKLGTINIIKTFTNAQDFLNDMKRLHFDVIFLDIEMPGMNGLELATRIHEWNPAIYIVFVTAHRDYAIQAFDLGSIDYLVKPILTPRLEKTIKRIQTHMQTSAQRALPKQSITPSLKVECFDEFVTYHHDEPVKWKTTKTKELFAFFMTHLHTHVNRDTIIDLLWPGHDYHKAKIQLHTSISYLRKTLDSLDYSQALTFSNQSYALELDDFQCDAIEFEQMMDQHPVVTQQNIQAFEQTVQQYRGGYMERNSYEWATIKAQSIHQKLLQLLQSMIDYFTTHKDLAKKQHYLHMLLTHNPYSDHTLQQLMRHYIEIGNRGDAVKVYKDFSTMLMKDIGISPDQVSQEIYTSIL